A stretch of the Gossypium hirsutum isolate 1008001.06 chromosome D07, Gossypium_hirsutum_v2.1, whole genome shotgun sequence genome encodes the following:
- the LOC107954497 gene encoding pentatricopeptide repeat-containing protein At4g01030, mitochondrial — protein MDRVAPFQRYFTLSQSQNPIKPKKVSPASVALGPALISPATQLSNLSLSYSWSHLSPSPAFHFSDDLKEVNSLESVKVLHARLLKMSNSWSSDSMTKSLISSYVKFNDFRAATTIFFVGFARNYVFWSSFLDELQSCGGQTRRVLEVFGELCGKGVVFDGKVLTLVLKMCSSLMDPWLGLQIHADLVKKGFDLDVHLKCALMNFYGRCWDLESANQVFNEMVEKKELAWNEVIMLNLRNERWEKAMELFRGMQFSCAKAYASTVAKLLHCCSKVGALEEGKQIHGYVLKFALGSDLLVSNSLINMYSRNNRLELARRVFGLMQDHNLSSWNSIISAYATHGYLNDAWNLLKEMESSDLKHDIITWNCLLSGHALHGSHKAVLKIFRRMQVVGFRPNSSSITSVLQAVIELGILKFGREIHGYVIRNELDYDAYVVTSLLDMYVKHNDLGKAQAVFSCMKSKRNIVAWNTLISGYSFKGLFDDARKLMNEMEEEGITPDLVTWNSLISGYSMWGQGDEALGLIHQVKSSGMSPNVVSWTALVSGSSQNGSYRESLEFFSQMQREGIRPNSVTLSSLLRNCGGLSLLQKGKEIHSFSIKNGFIEDVFVATALIDMYCKSGNLKAAYEVFERIENKTLATWNCLIMGFAIYGLGKEVVSLFEQMLGADIIPDAITFTAVLSGCKNSGLVNEGWKYFDSMSSDYGIIPTIEHYSCMVDLLGRAGYLDEAWDFMQSMPLKPDATIWGALLGSCRIHKNIQLAEIASKKLFELEPYNSANYVLMLNLYAMFDRWGDVERIKDLMSDIGVKNGQVWSWVEIDQIIHVFCAGENHPDEGEIYYELYHLVSEMKKLGYKPDVKCVYQNIDDSEKEKVLLSHTEKLAITYGLVKSRSITPIRVIKNSRICPDCHTAAKYMSLVKNREIFLRDGSRFHHFSEGKCSCNDCW, from the coding sequence ATGGATAGAGTAGCACCATTCCAACGCTACTTTACTCTCTCCCAGAGTCAAAACCCTATAAAACCCAAAAAAGTTTCACCTGCTTCTGTAGCTCTTGGCCCCGCACTCATCTCTCCTGCAACCCAACTCTCTAATTTATCACTGTCGTACTCTTGGTCACATCTCTCTCCTTCCCCTGCTTTTCACTTCTCGGATGACTTAAAAGAGGTCAACAGTTTGGAGTCAGTTAAAGTTTTGCATGCCAGGTTGCTTAAAATGAGTAATAGTTGGAGTTCAGATTCTATGACTAAGAGTTTGATATCGAGTTATGTGAAATTCAACGATTTCAGAGCCGCTACGACGATTTTCTTCGTAGGTTTCGCTCGGAACTATGTTTTCTGGAGTTCTTTCTTGGACGAGCTTCAAAGTTGTGGAGGACAGACACGTAGAGTACTTGAGGTTTTTGGTGAACTATGTGGTAAAGGAGTGGTTTTTGATGGTAAAGTTCTTACTTTGGTTCTGAAGATGTGTTCTAGTTTGATGGATCCATGGCTAGGATTGCAGATTCATGCTGATTTGGTCAAGAAAGGTTTCGATTTGGATGTGCACTTGAAGTGTGCATTGATGAATTTTTATGGGAGGTGTTGGGATCTGGAGAGTGCCAATCAAGTTTTTAATGAAATGGTGGAAAAGAAAGAGCTTGCCTGGAATGAAGTTATCATGTTAAACTTGAGGAATGAGAGATGGGAGAAGGCTATGGAGTTGTTCAGGGGAATGCAGTTTTCTTGTGCTAAAGCTTATGCTAGTACCGTTGCAAAATTGCTGCATTGCTGTAGCAAAGTGGGAGCTCTCGAGGAAGGAAAGCAAATTCATGGGTACGTACTAAAATTTGCATTAGGATCAGATTTATTGGTAAGCAATTCCTTAATCAATATGTACTCAAGAAATAATAGACTGGAACTTGCTAGGAGAGTTTTTGGTTTGATGCAAGATCATAACCTATCTTCTTGGAATTCTATAATTTCGGCTTATGCTACCCATGGCTATTTGAATGATGCTTGGAATTTATTGAAGGAAATGGAATCATCTGAtttaaaacatgatataataaccTGGAACTGCCTTTTGTCTGGCCATGCCCTTCATGGATCTCATAAAGCAGTCCTGAAAATTTTTCGGAGAATGCAGGTAGTCGGTTTCAGGCCAAATTCAAGCTCTATCACCAGTGTTCTTCAAGCTGTCATTGAATTGGGAATATTGAAATTTGGGAGAGAAATTCATGGTTATGTTATAAGAAATGAGTTGGATTATGATGCATATGTGGTAACTTCATTGCTAGACATGTATGTGAAGCATAATGATCTAGGAAAAGCTCAGGCAGTTTTTAGTTGcatgaaaagtaaaagaaatattGTTGCTTGGAACACGTTAATATCTGGATATTCGTTCAAGGGCCTTTTTGACGATGCTAGGAAATTAATGAATGAGATGGAAGAGGAAGGGATAACGCCAGACCTGGTAACATGGAATAGTTTGATTTCAGGATATTCCATGTGGGGACAAGGTGATGAAGCTTTGGGCCTGATTCATCAAGTAAAGAGTTCAGGAATGAGTCCCAATGTGGTATCTTGGACTGCTCTGGTCTCAGGCAGTTCACAAAATGGAAGCTATAGGGAGTCTCTTGAATTCTTCAGCCAAATGCAACGAGAGGGTATCAGGCCCAACTCTGTCACCTTATCCAGCTTACTTCGAAACTGTGGAGGGCTATCTCTTTTACAGAAAGGCAAAGAGATACACAGCTTTAGCATTAAAAATGGTTTTATTGAAGATGTCTTTGTAGCTACTGCACTTATTGACATGTACTGTAAGTCCGGCAATTTGAAAGCTGCTTATGAGGTTTTCGAGAGGATTGAGAATAAAACGTTGGCCACCTGGAATTGTCTGATTATGGGGTTTGCAATCTATGGTCTTGGTAAAGAGGTGGTCTCACTCTTTGAGCAGATGCTTGGGGCAGACATAATTCCAGATGCCATAACATTCACAGCTGTACTCTCTGGTTGTAAGAATTCAGGTTTAGTTAATGAAGGATGGAAATATTTTGATAGTATGAGCTCTGACTATGGGATAATACCAACAATTGAACATTATTCTTGCATGGTAGATCTTCTTGGAAGAGCTGGATACCTTGATGAAGCTTGGGATTTCATGCAAAGTATGCCATTGAAACCAGATGCTACCATTTGGGGTGCTCTTCTTGGATCCTGCCGTATCCATAAGAACATCCAACTGGCAGAGATTGCATCAAAGAAACTTTTCGAGTTAGAACCATATAACTCTGCAAATTACGTTTTGATGTTGAATCTATATGCCATGTTTGACAGATGGGGGGATGTCGAACGTATCAAAGATTTGATGAGTGATATAGGGGTGAAAAATGGGCAAGTTTGGAGCTGGGTTGAAATTGATCAGATAATTCATGTATTCTGTGCAGGAGAGAACCATCCAGATGAAGGGGAGATATATTATGAGTTGTACCATCTGGTTTCTGAAATGAAGAAGCTTGGGTATAAGCCTGATGTGAAGTGTGTTTATCAAAATATTGATGACAGTGAAAAGGAGAAGGTGCTACTGAGTCACACAGAGAAATTGGCCATAACTTATGGACTAGTCAAGTCAAGAAGCATTACACCTATCAGGGTAATCAAGAACTCAAGGATTTGCCCTGACTGCCATACTGCAGCTAAATACATGTCATTGGTTAAGAATCGAGAGATTTTCCTACGGGATGGTAGTCGGTTTCACCATTTCAGTGAAGGGAAGTGTTCCTGCAATGATTGTTGGTAA
- the LOC107954499 gene encoding histone H3-like centromeric protein HTR12 isoform X1: MSRTKHTAAKKPRRKPSAAAAASPATASPHTRSCKTNLSQIRNLLFLKVTAKKTGGPGTPTPGKLKRPHRFRAGTRALQEIRKYQKTSNLLVPAASFIREVRAISYRFAPDISRWQAEALVAIQEAAEDFLIQLFGDAMLCAIHAKRVTLMKKDIQLARRLGGMGQPW; this comes from the exons ATGTCGAGAACCAAGCACACCGCTGCTAAGAAACCAAGACGGAAGCCATCTG CTGCCGCTGCGGCTTCACCGGCGACGGCATCACCACATACCAGATCG TGCAAAACAAATCTGAGTCAGATACGCAATCTTTTGTTCCTGAAGGTAACTGCAAAAAAAACTGGAGGACCGGGCACACCAA CTCCAGGAAAATTGAAGAGGCCTCATCGTTTTCGAGCAGGAACTAGGGCTCTTCAAGAGATTCGGAAATACCAGAAGACCTCAAATCTACTCGTTCCTGCTGCCAGCTTCATCAGAGAA GTAAGAGCTATTAGCTACCGATTTGCTCCAGACATAAGTCGCTGGCAAGCTGAAGCTTTAGTTGCAATTCAAGAG GCAGCAGAGGACTTTTTGATTCAATTGTTTGGAGATGCAATGCTGTGTGCAATTCATGCAAAGCGTGTTACACTGA TGAAGAAGGATATTCAGTTGGCAAGGCGACTTGGTGGGATGGGCCAACCGTGGTGA
- the LOC107954498 gene encoding protein WHAT'S THIS FACTOR 1 homolog, chloroplastic, which yields MEPLLLLASNKASISTSFPLFLSYKSSFQEKPKLSTKSHFHPSKGVPEKTPFLGRSLVFQDKVFTSLGNLRKPHFPFEPIRAAVKRRKELPFDNVIQRDKKLKLVLKIRKILVSQPDRIMSLRSLGRYRRDLGLEKRRRFIALLRKFPGVFEIMEEGAFSLRFRLTSEAERLYLDELRVRNEMEGLLVVKLRKLLMMSMEKRILLEKIAHLRTDLGLPLEFRDTICQRYPQYFRVVQTERGPALELTHWDPELAVSAAELAEEENRARELEEKNLIIDRPLKFNRIKLPKGLNLSKGEMRRLCQFRDMPYISPYSDFSGLRSGTPEKEKHACGVVHEILSLTVEKRTLVDHLTHFREEFRFSQQLRGMIIRHPDMFYVSLKGDRDSVFLREAYRDSQLIDKDPLLLIKEKFRSLVAIPRFPKRGSSKKDADNNEESNMQEEASDEEEEGYSDMDSYLSDGGFGDDEGGEDDDYADDWSDDDDGDAPPDFDDDDELVNVGSSKPTTQAAFSAKKEEERRVPVFPDGRPRERW from the coding sequence atggaACCTCTGCTTCTGCTTGCTTCAAACAAAGCTTCAATATCAACCTCCTTCCCCCTGTTTCTCTCCTACAAATCCTCATTTCAGGAAAAGCCAAAACTTTCCACGAAATCTCATTTTCATCCCTCAAAAGGAGTTCCAGAGAAAACGCCATTTTTGGGTCGAAGCTTGGTTTTTCAAGATAAGGTTTTTACTTCTTTGGGTAATCTGAGAAAACCCCATTTCCCTTTTGAGCCAATAAGAGCTGCAGTTAAGAGAAGAAAAGAGCTTCCTTTTGATAATGTGATTCAAAGGGACAAGAAGCTTAAATTGGTCTTAAAGATAAGGAAGATTCTAGTGAGTCAACCTGATAGAATCATGTCACTTAGGTCGTTGGGGAGATATAGAAGAGACTTAGGTCTTGAAAAAAGGCGTAGATTTATTGCTTTATTGAGGAAGTTTCCTGGAGTGTTTGAAATTATGGAGGAGGGAGCTTTTTCATTGAGGTTTAGATTGACATCTGAAGCTGAAAGGCTATACTTGGATGAGTTGAGAGTTAGGAATGAAATGGAAGGTTTGCTGGTTGTTAAGTTGAGGAAGTTGCTGATGATGTCAATGGAGAAGCGGATTCTGTTGGAGAAGATTGCACATTTGAGGACTGATCTTGGGCTTCCTTTAGAGTTTCGTGATACAATTTGTCAGCGATACCCTCAGTATTTTCGTGTAGTTCAAACTGAACGAGGCCCTGCTTTGGAGTTAACTCATTGGGATCCTGAGCTTGCTGTATCAGCTGCTGAACTAGCTGAAGAGGAAAATCGAGCTAGAGAGTTGGAAGAGAAGAACTTGATTATAGATAGACCGCTTAAATTCAATAGAATTAAGCTTCCCAAGGGTCTTAATCTTTCTAAGGGTGAAATGAGAAGGCTATGCCAGTTTAGAGACATGCCTTATATAAGCCCTTATTCAGACTTTTCAGGATTGAGATCAGGAACACCAGAGAAGGAGAAGCATGCTTGTGGGGTGGTACATGAGATTTTGAGCCTCACTGTTGAGAAGAGAACTCTTGTAGATCACCTCACTCATTTCCGAGAGGAGTTTAGATTCTCTCAGCAACTCCGAGGGATGATAATAAGGCACCCTGATATGTTCTATGTGTCTTTGAAAGGGGATAGGGATTCTGTTTTTCTTAGGGAAGCTTATCGTGATTCTCAATTGATAGATAAGGATCCACTGTTGCTTATTAAAGAGAAGTTTCGCTCTCTTGTTGCCATTCCTAGGTTCCCAAAAAGGGGTAGTTCAAAGAAAGATGCAGATAATAATGAAGAAAGCAACATGCAAGAGGAGGCAAGTGATGAGGAAGAAGAAGGATATTCTGATATGGATAGTTATCTGAGTGATGGTGGGTTTGGTGATGATGAGGGTGGCGAAGATGATGACTATGCGGATGATTGGAgcgatgatgatgatggtgatgcaCCACCAGATTTTGATGACGACGATGAGCTTGTTAATGTTGGGTCGAGCAAACCAACTACACAAGCAGCTTTCTCAgccaagaaagaagaagaaaggcgTGTTCCTGTATTTCCTGATGGTCGGCCAAGAGAGCGTTGGTAA
- the LOC107954499 gene encoding histone H3-like centromeric protein HTR12 isoform X2, protein MSRTKHTAAKKPRRKPSAAAAASPATASPHTRSCKTNLSQIRNLLFLKVTAKKTGGPGTPRKLKRPHRFRAGTRALQEIRKYQKTSNLLVPAASFIREVRAISYRFAPDISRWQAEALVAIQEAAEDFLIQLFGDAMLCAIHAKRVTLMKKDIQLARRLGGMGQPW, encoded by the exons ATGTCGAGAACCAAGCACACCGCTGCTAAGAAACCAAGACGGAAGCCATCTG CTGCCGCTGCGGCTTCACCGGCGACGGCATCACCACATACCAGATCG TGCAAAACAAATCTGAGTCAGATACGCAATCTTTTGTTCCTGAAGGTAACTGCAAAAAAAACTGGAGGACCGGGCACACCAA GAAAATTGAAGAGGCCTCATCGTTTTCGAGCAGGAACTAGGGCTCTTCAAGAGATTCGGAAATACCAGAAGACCTCAAATCTACTCGTTCCTGCTGCCAGCTTCATCAGAGAA GTAAGAGCTATTAGCTACCGATTTGCTCCAGACATAAGTCGCTGGCAAGCTGAAGCTTTAGTTGCAATTCAAGAG GCAGCAGAGGACTTTTTGATTCAATTGTTTGGAGATGCAATGCTGTGTGCAATTCATGCAAAGCGTGTTACACTGA TGAAGAAGGATATTCAGTTGGCAAGGCGACTTGGTGGGATGGGCCAACCGTGGTGA
- the LOC107954499 gene encoding histone H3-like centromeric protein HTR12 isoform X4, which translates to MSRTKHTAAKKPRRKPSAAAAASPATASPHTRSVTAKKTGGPGTPRKLKRPHRFRAGTRALQEIRKYQKTSNLLVPAASFIREVRAISYRFAPDISRWQAEALVAIQEAAEDFLIQLFGDAMLCAIHAKRVTLMKKDIQLARRLGGMGQPW; encoded by the exons ATGTCGAGAACCAAGCACACCGCTGCTAAGAAACCAAGACGGAAGCCATCTG CTGCCGCTGCGGCTTCACCGGCGACGGCATCACCACATACCAGATCG GTAACTGCAAAAAAAACTGGAGGACCGGGCACACCAA GAAAATTGAAGAGGCCTCATCGTTTTCGAGCAGGAACTAGGGCTCTTCAAGAGATTCGGAAATACCAGAAGACCTCAAATCTACTCGTTCCTGCTGCCAGCTTCATCAGAGAA GTAAGAGCTATTAGCTACCGATTTGCTCCAGACATAAGTCGCTGGCAAGCTGAAGCTTTAGTTGCAATTCAAGAG GCAGCAGAGGACTTTTTGATTCAATTGTTTGGAGATGCAATGCTGTGTGCAATTCATGCAAAGCGTGTTACACTGA TGAAGAAGGATATTCAGTTGGCAAGGCGACTTGGTGGGATGGGCCAACCGTGGTGA
- the LOC107954499 gene encoding histone H3-like centromeric protein HTR12 isoform X3, with the protein MSRTKHTAAKKPRRKPSAAAAASPATASPHTRSVTAKKTGGPGTPTPGKLKRPHRFRAGTRALQEIRKYQKTSNLLVPAASFIREVRAISYRFAPDISRWQAEALVAIQEAAEDFLIQLFGDAMLCAIHAKRVTLMKKDIQLARRLGGMGQPW; encoded by the exons ATGTCGAGAACCAAGCACACCGCTGCTAAGAAACCAAGACGGAAGCCATCTG CTGCCGCTGCGGCTTCACCGGCGACGGCATCACCACATACCAGATCG GTAACTGCAAAAAAAACTGGAGGACCGGGCACACCAA CTCCAGGAAAATTGAAGAGGCCTCATCGTTTTCGAGCAGGAACTAGGGCTCTTCAAGAGATTCGGAAATACCAGAAGACCTCAAATCTACTCGTTCCTGCTGCCAGCTTCATCAGAGAA GTAAGAGCTATTAGCTACCGATTTGCTCCAGACATAAGTCGCTGGCAAGCTGAAGCTTTAGTTGCAATTCAAGAG GCAGCAGAGGACTTTTTGATTCAATTGTTTGGAGATGCAATGCTGTGTGCAATTCATGCAAAGCGTGTTACACTGA TGAAGAAGGATATTCAGTTGGCAAGGCGACTTGGTGGGATGGGCCAACCGTGGTGA